Part of the Deltaproteobacteria bacterium genome, TGGTTCCTGCTTGAAGATCCTGGATGCCCGCCTGCGCGGGCATGACGAAATCGACCCCGCAAATTCAGCGTGACTGACTACTAGGTTGATCGCGCAGTCGTGACACGACGCGAGCAAAAGAAGACGTCACCCACCACAGCCCCAGAGGATTATGGAGACAGCGAAGGCGACACTCACCGCGAGAGTGTTGGCACAGCAAAAGGTGCAGGCCCTCGTCGATAACCAACGGTCCTCGTCTTCAGGCATGTGCTGGGCGGTGCTCTTTCTGCGTGCTACAGTGCGTAGCGACAGTATGACTCAGGGGGCAAGATCTCACGCCATAGCCCCTGACATCGTTCCAAATTATGAACAGAGAGCTTATGCGCCGTATTCTAGATAAGGGGGTGTCATGGCAAGTGTTCCTCGCCATCGTCGGTTTGGCGTCTGTGTCGTTTGCGGAGACCAGAACCACATACACTGTCGATCCAGCACGAAGTGAGCTGGTCGTGCAACTGTTCAAGGCTGGCGTCGGGTCAGCCTTAGCGCATGACCATATTGTCCGGGCCACTGCCTTTGTCGGCCAAGTGCAGCTTGATCTCACGACTCCTGCCAACGGCGCCATTGCAGTCGAAGTGCAAACCGCGTCCCTCGCAGTCGACGAACCTGAGATGCGCAAAAAGTATAGTCTGGCATCACGACTCAGCGACAAAGATCGCCAACAGATCCAGGAGACCATGCAGTCGTCATCGCAGCTCGCTGTGGTGCAATATCCGACGATGACATTCACCTCTACACGGATCGAGGCCCGAACGCCGGGTACGTACGCAGTGACTGGGAACCTCGTGATCCGCGGTATCGCACAAAAGGTGAATTTTCTTGTTCAGCTTGAACCAAACGGAAAGGCGCTTCATGCGAAAGGGTCCTTTCGTTTCAAACAAAGTCTCTTCGGTTATCAGCCATACAGCGCCCTTTTGGGAGCGGTACGGAATGAGGATGAGGTACTGCTTCACTTTGACGTTCTCGCTACACCGTAAAGATACACAAAACTTTTCGCTCTGAGGAAATAAAATCTCGCACGCGCGTATTGAGTGTTGAAAAGGGACACGTACATTCATCCCCTTTCATCTCTCAAGAGACACGCAATGCGTAACGTGATTTTTATACGTCTATGGTGGGTAAGGACGGTATTGCTCGTGACCTTGTGCTGCTCAACCCTGGCCGTTCGTACAGCCCGAGCAACGGAAGATCTCGATAGCGATCGCCCTGAAGCCTGGGCGATGAATTATTTTTCTTCAGTCTCACTTTTGGCTGGCCTTGGCACGCCGTTTAGCCGCGAGCCAGGCTCAATCGAAATTGGTGCGGAGATGTAATGGCTTCCGCAACTGAGTAAATCGAAGCAACGTGTGGGGTTTAACGGTCTCAAACCTGAAGACCTCAACCAGGCGCCAATCTTCGCTCGTCCGCGCCTCACAATTGGTTTACCCTGGCGTACGGCGTTAACCCTAGCGTATCTTCCTCCGATACGTGTATTCGGGGTCAAACCGCATCTGTTCGCCTTTGCCTTGGAACGCCCCCTCTATGAACGAGGTCCCTGGACTCTTGGCCTGCGATTGTACGGACAGGTCGGACAGCTCAAAGGAGCCTTCACGTGCCCCAAAGATGTGGCAAAATTCCCACCCAGCACACCGCAAAATCCTTTTGGCTGCAATAAGAAATCTCACGATTCTGTCACTCAGCAGTATGGTGGTGTGGAGTTCAGTGGCTCATATCGATTCGAACACTATGTTCCTGGCCTCACTCCATATATCGCGGTCGCCGGTAATTTCCTCGACAACAAGATGCAGGTAAAAGCACGGACGTTTGGCAATCGCGACCGCAATCGTCTATTCGCCCAAACCTGGACGTTCTCAGCAACCGCGGGTGTCATCTATCCGCTCACGGACCGCATTTTCCTGAACATGAGCCTCTTTTACACGCCTCTCTGGATCCGACGTCCACCAGCAACAGATAGTGAGAATGGCGCGCTCTTCAATATCCGTGCTGGCATTAGCTATAGATGGGGGTAAGAGCCTCTCCTATTCCGCCAGCCGTTGCACCAAAAAGACAAAAGCCACACCAGAAAGTGTCGCGAGCGGAAGCCAGCGCGAATGGCCAGATTCATGTGCGGCTGGCAGTAAGCTACTCGCGCCAAGATAGAGGAACACACCAGCAAACCACCCCAGCGAAAGCGCAAGCATCGGTGCGGGAATCGTCACAACAGATTGCAATATGGCTCCGATCAATGGAGCGAGAGCCGCAACGATGAGCATGAGAAGCGTCGCCTTAGTACTGTGTTGGGTCCCAAGCATGACACCGACCGTACTTGCTCCATCTGCCAACTTGTGAAGCAAGACCGCTGCAGAGACGACCCACCCCACTTCTTCGCCAGCTTGAAAGGCACTGCCAATGGCCACGCCATCAAAAAAACTATGCACACTGATTCCCGCCGCACCCCAGGCACCAACCTGGCAGGAATGATTATAATGGGCAGGATGATCACGTTCTTCAGAGTGGTGGGCGCCATGCTCAAAGAGATAAAATACGAGAAATCCCAAACTGCAGGCAAACAGTAGGTGATGATGATGCCACGTCGTTTGAGAAGATTCGAGTAATTGCAACGCGTCAGGAATCACATCCATCAGCGCTCCAGCAACCAACGCGCCGGCACAAAAGGCAAGCACAAGCCCACGATAGGCCTGCAAGCGAAGGACCAGCAGCCCACCACCTAAGGTCACTAAACACGTCGCACCTGACACCAGTAACGCTGTCATAAAGGCTCGTCAGCATACGTGGCCCCTGACTCATCAGCAAGCACCCCATCTGCTGTTGCGATTGCTTTGCGTTTACAATATCGTCGGTATCACACCCCACAGGAAATTTACGCTCAGGAGTTTGCATTATGGGATCCTTACGTATCGAAGGTGCTGTTACCACACGGCGTGACTTTAGTTTCGCGGACTTAGCCGCGCTCCCCAATCAGATAGCTGATGTGAGTCAACTAGTCCCTGGCCGTGAAGGCGGAGGTGTTCGGTTGCAATCGATTCTTGACCAGGTTGCGCCAACCGCTGCCGCACAACACCTCACGCTACAATCGAGCGATGGAAAGTTTTCTGCCAGTATCCCGCTCGCCGCCGTACGTGAGGCTATTGTGGCGTATCGCTTAGGCAACGAACCGCTACCAGAAAAAAAGGGCGGCCCGTTTCGTTTCCTCATTCCGCATATTGAAGAATGCGCAATCGGTGAGGTTGATGCATGTGCAAATGTGAAATTTCTCGCGCGCATTGAGTTGAGCCAACAGCCTGGGGCAGACAATCGCCCAACCAGCAAGACCTCACATGAAGAGCATCACACAAAAGAGGGACATGAGCACCTCAAGCATGACTAACGATCGTCATCAATAAGGCAAACGGCACCAGCTTTCTCACTTGCGCCGTAACATTGGAATCTCCTCCAAATAGCGCAGAGGAATTCCGAGTTGGTCTGATAACAGAGTAAGCACCCGTAGCGTGATGCCGAACACCGTGCCCTGCGGCAATCGAATCGCTGGATAGACAAGCGTGTCGCCCTGGTCGCCTAACACCAGGTGATCGAGATTCTGCGCACTCCAGATCTCAGAAACTGGCGTCCAGAACGCATCTGCGACTTCTGGTCCACATTGTAACGATGGCAGTGGCGCTGGGACATGACAGACAAAGGCATCGAGCAACAACAATTTCTCGCGCCCGGCAAGGCGAATACGGAGTTGGGGCAACTGCACCAACTCGGCCTCTGCGCCAATGTCGACCCCAACTTCTTCTTGCACTTCGCGCCGTAGCGTTTGCAGTGGCGTCTCATCACCGGAGCGTGAGCCTCCAGGAAAGGCGATATGTTCAGACCACGGGTCGGCCTCCCATTTCGCACGACGGATAAAACAAATATGCGGAAGAGGATCGGCATCAGCAACCAGTACACAGACCGAAGCATGGCGAGGAGCGTGAGAGAGAGGACCATCATGTGCCGCATGCCTCTCTAAGGCTGTTTTCAGGACAGTGAAACTTTTCATCGATCTTCCTTCTCCTTCCTCCCTGGCAAAACGCGAGAGCATTCACCTCGGAGTGAAAGCGAAAGCTTCTACTGCACGTTCCGCTGTGCCGTTAAGAAAGGGTCACAGACGAATGAAAACGGAGAAACGAGGGGAAATACCGGAAGGGAACCGTCTCACACTGAATGTGAGACGGTGAAAAAAGCATCAGGCTGCTTACTTCATGCAGATGGCGTTCAGCTTATTGCCATCGGGATCACGGAAATAGGCAATGTAGGGCCCCTTATCGCCGCCACGGCGACCTGGTGCACCTTCATCTTTGCCACCCAATTCCATCGCTTTTTTGTAGGCAGCATCGACTTTCGCCGGACTGTCAGCAGCAAGCGCAACCATAACACCATTCCCAGCACTGGCCGCCTTGCCATCAAACGGGGTGCAGATCGCTAGATTCACACCGCCAGGTGCGCCCAGCATCTTCAGTCGCCCCATATCCATCAACACTTTGGTCTCTGGATTGAGTTCCTTCAACACCGCGCTATAGAACTTCGTCGCCCGCTCCATGTCGTTCGTACCAATTGTGACATACGCAAGCATAATGAGCCTCCTTTCGATCTCCTCCATTGAAATCTCGTGCATTGCCGTACCAGAGATCGAGCGTTGAGGCAAGCGACGGTTCAGTCTTTTGATATATGATTGCTGACCAGCCAGTTTTTCTCTGGAAAAACCAAGCCACTCTTCTTACCTCCACCTACGTCTTCCGTTCATCGATCCTCAGTCAGCCTCTCCCCTTACGCATGCGGGGGTCTCAACGATAGTGATGGTATTGTCTCAAATTCAGATCCATCGTCTCAAGTTCAGACTTCTCATTCCTGTATTCTTGACCAACGACTTGTTCCTTCACCTGTTTTCTCCCACGGTCAAGCTGGCATTGGATTTGCCCCCTCTTCAATCAAGAAGCAGGCGAAGAGACCTCTATGGCCAGGATCTTCCTCGTTGAAGCTCGTGCTATTCTCCAGTATGGACTCAAAGAAATAGTACAGCTCGCACCCGACATGACGGTTGTTGCCGAAGCCTCACGCGCGGCACAAGCACGTACACTCGCCCATTCGTGTGAATGGGATGCAGCAATCCTAGACATAGCATTTCCCGACGGGGTCGAGTTCGATCTCGTGCAAGAGTGGCGACGTGAATATCCGCATCGCCCCATTCTGATTTTCACCCTGTATCCTGATGAACAGCTTGCACTCCGTGCCCTGAAAGCCGGGGTAGCAGGATACCTTACTATTGACAACACTCCGGAAGAGGTCATTACGGCACTACGGAACGTCATGGCTGGGCACAAGCATATCCCGTCCTGGCTTACGGAACGGATGATTAGCGCTCTTACCCGCTCAGCAGTTCCGCATGAGACGTTATCTAATCGTGAGTATGAGATTTTCTGCTTGCTCGCATCGGGAAAAACAATTTCCGAGATTGGCAGACAACTAAGGCTCAGTGTGAAAACGATCAGCACGCATCGGGCACGGATTTTAGAGAAGGTCAACCTCAAGAACAATGCCCAGCTGACACAATATGCGATCACGCACGGATTGGTCAGGATACAGGATGCAACCTAAATCACACCACAGCAGATTGGTACAGCAGGCCTGTCACCCTGAGTGCAACGAAGGGTCTCCCAGCGAGATTCTTCGCACTGCTCAGACTAACACGTCGGCGAGGTCGCATCGTAGCGAGGCAGATACCGAGGCACGAGGAATCGTGCCTCAATGCTACGGAGGAGATCACCACGGTCGTGTTCTCCTCCGGCACGGAAGGTTATTGCTGAAGGGTTCTTGTTGGTGAACAATTCATCTTGTGCAGCAACAGAGCGCGTGCTACGTCACGCTGTGCTGGTTGTTCTTCTCAGAGAGCCCGAGGGCCCAACCCCAACCGGCTCTCTTTCTTACCACTACAGAGCTGCGCGCTGGTCTTCTTTACTGCCAGCGCTATTACCACCACCAACCGGCGGCGGCGTGTTTTCTTTGCACTGGAGGTTCTCGGCAATCAGATTGTTCAAGAGCGTCACACCACCAGTGTTCTGGAACACCTGCATATTGCCACCGACATCGTTGCGCGTGGCGCGGAGGGGGCCACGGTTCGATTCCAGTTGCACATCGCCATCCACCGTAGCGCGGTCAAGCCTAGCACTGCCGCCTTGCTTGATCTGGATGTTTCCGCCGACAAATGACCCGGGATTCACAAAGACGGCTCGTGCACCTTCTGCCTGAATGTTCCCAGTCACTCGCACGCCACTGGCACTCAATGTTGCACCGCTCGACACTTGCACCGTACCTTGGGCCCGCGTGCCATTGAGCGTGCACGTGCTGCCACTCGGTACAAGAATGTTGTCAAGCGTTACTGGACCGATCGTGCCGGTACAGACTGTCTCTTCGGCAAAAGCTGGGGCCGTGCTTCCTAACATCGCGCCGAGAGCCAACGCGAGTGACGTTCTCCCTATTCGACGTTTTTGCATACTCGGACTCCTTCTTCGCTATGCGCTTCTCCACAGAAAAGAAGCGGTTACGCACCAATCAGCTCACCTTCCGTTCATCAGATAAAACATCCTGTGATTGTTCTCTCTGACGCTGCTCATTATGCATACGATGGCAGTCTCAACAAAGAGAAAAACTTCAGAAAAACCTGTGAAGTAGCCTCAGAAAATTTCTGATTTGCGTCACGTAACGTTCAGAGTTCTCCTGATACGTTTTGGGGATTTCTTCATCGTGCAAGCATCCTCTCTGCGAGTTACTCTTTCGCACAAAGGAAAACAGCGCGAGGCACACCACGAGGCCTCTCGCTGCTTTGCGAATCTTTTTTTGCTTCTCCTTACTTGCTAAGCCCCCTCGTTTCTTGCAATGGTAAGAGCTGATCTATTTTTCGCTGTCACCGTCTGTCATTATGTATTGGACCGTCGGAAGAAAAATCACCAGTGGTTTAGCGTTGCTGGTCGGTATCAGCACGGTCTCCCTCTTGGTCGTGTATCGTGGACTCTCTTCTGTCAACATCGCGATGCAAGAACTGGCAGACATCGAACAGCCCATCACCGCCGCTGCCTATGAGATGGAAATTAACGTCAATGGTATGGGACTCGCGGTATTGAAATACCTTAATGCGCAGGATTCGCTTGCCAGCGAGGAAGTCAAGCGCGATGAAGCTGACTTTGAGCGCTTTTATGCCGATTATGTACGCCTCAGTCGCAGCCAGCGGGCCAAGGATGCTGGTCTCGCTATTGGCGAGAAGTATGCACAGTTCAAAACTGCCGGTCACGCCTTGATGCAAAAGCGCAATGACCATGCGGTACTCGACGAAGCAGTGATGGAGCACGTCGAAGCCATCGATGTGATTATCGATCAACAGCTGCAACCGCTCGCCGATCGGACAAGAGCGCAGATGTTCGAGAAAGTTGAAGCGATTCTCGACCTTGAAGCTGCTATCGCTGAAGTCGCGTTGTGGCTCAGCAATTATCGCCGGCGTCCACAGGAAACAACGCGACAGTTAATTGTCAAACACAGCCACGAGTTTTCTCGTACGCTGTCTCACCTTCTCACCTTGCAGTTGACAGGTGGGGAGCAACACTGGGCATCCCTGTAAAGGTCTGAATCTTTCATGATTTCGCGGGTTCTGCTGAGATAGGCGCGTGTCGTGGGGAGAAACTCAAGTTCAGGGAGAGAGAAGGGAACACGCGATGATCTTAGGAGCATGC contains:
- a CDS encoding VOC family protein, whose product is MLAYVTIGTNDMERATKFYSAVLKELNPETKVLMDMGRLKMLGAPGGVNLAICTPFDGKAASAGNGVMVALAADSPAKVDAAYKKAMELGGKDEGAPGRRGGDKGPYIAYFRDPDGNKLNAICMK
- a CDS encoding YceI family protein, which gives rise to MNRELMRRILDKGVSWQVFLAIVGLASVSFAETRTTYTVDPARSELVVQLFKAGVGSALAHDHIVRATAFVGQVQLDLTTPANGAIAVEVQTASLAVDEPEMRKKYSLASRLSDKDRQQIQETMQSSSQLAVVQYPTMTFTSTRIEARTPGTYAVTGNLVIRGIAQKVNFLVQLEPNGKALHAKGSFRFKQSLFGYQPYSALLGAVRNEDEVLLHFDVLATP
- a CDS encoding transporter; this encodes MGFNGLKPEDLNQAPIFARPRLTIGLPWRTALTLAYLPPIRVFGVKPHLFAFALERPLYERGPWTLGLRLYGQVGQLKGAFTCPKDVAKFPPSTPQNPFGCNKKSHDSVTQQYGGVEFSGSYRFEHYVPGLTPYIAVAGNFLDNKMQVKARTFGNRDRNRLFAQTWTFSATAGVIYPLTDRIFLNMSLFYTPLWIRRPPATDSENGALFNIRAGISYRWG
- a CDS encoding response regulator transcription factor is translated as MARIFLVEARAILQYGLKEIVQLAPDMTVVAEASRAAQARTLAHSCEWDAAILDIAFPDGVEFDLVQEWRREYPHRPILIFTLYPDEQLALRALKAGVAGYLTIDNTPEEVITALRNVMAGHKHIPSWLTERMISALTRSAVPHETLSNREYEIFCLLASGKTISEIGRQLRLSVKTISTHRARILEKVNLKNNAQLTQYAITHGLVRIQDAT
- a CDS encoding NUDIX domain-containing protein, whose product is MLSRFAREEGEGRSMKSFTVLKTALERHAAHDGPLSHAPRHASVCVLVADADPLPHICFIRRAKWEADPWSEHIAFPGGSRSGDETPLQTLRREVQEEVGVDIGAEAELVQLPQLRIRLAGREKLLLLDAFVCHVPAPLPSLQCGPEVADAFWTPVSEIWSAQNLDHLVLGDQGDTLVYPAIRLPQGTVFGITLRVLTLLSDQLGIPLRYLEEIPMLRRK